One genomic window of Solanum dulcamara chromosome 10, daSolDulc1.2, whole genome shotgun sequence includes the following:
- the LOC129870260 gene encoding delta(12)-fatty-acid desaturase FAD2-like, whose product MGAGGRMSTPCEGNKSQSDVLQRVPHSKPPFTVGEIKKAIPPHCFKRSVLHSFSYFFYDLIIAFLLYYVATNYFHLLPYNLSYIAWPLYWICQGCNLTGVWVIAHECGHHAFSDYQWLDDTIGLVLHSALLVPYFSWKYSHRRHHSNTGSLDRDEVFVPKLKSSMKWFSTYLNNPPGRILVLVVQLTLGWPLYLMFNVSGRPYDRFACHFDPNSPIYTDRERLQIFVSDAGIFAVLYGLYCLVAAKGFAWVACVYGCPLLIVNGFLVLITYLQHTHPSLPHYDTLEWDWLRGALATVDRDYGILNKVFHNITDTHVAHHLFSTMPHYHAMEATKAIKPILGDYYQFDGTSIWKSMYREAKQCVYVEPDECDQNKGVFWYKNKLH is encoded by the coding sequence ATGGGTGCAGGAGGTCGAATGTCCACTCCTTGTGAGGGCAACAAGTCTCAATCTGATGTCCTCCAAAGAGTTCCCCATTCTAAACCACCCTTCACAGTGGGTGAGATCAAGAAAGCCATCCCACCCCATTGTTTCAAGCGATCTGTCCTACACTCTTTCTCTTACTTTTTTTATGACCTCATAATAGCCTTTCTTCTCTACTATGTTGCAACCAACTATTTCCATCTTCTCCCTTACAACCTCTCCTACATAGCCTGGCCACTTTACTGGATCTGCCAAGGCTGTAATCTAACAGGAGTTTGGGTCATAGCACATGAATGTGGTCACCATGCCTTCAGTGACTATCAATGGCTTGATGACACTATTGGCCTTGTTCTACACTCGGCTCTCCTTGTTCCCTATTTCTCATGGAAATATAGTCATCGTCGCCACCATTCCAATACAGGTTCATTGGATCGTGATGAAGTATTTGTACCAAAGTTGAAGTCGAGTATGAAATGGTTCTCCACTTATCTCAACAATCCACCAGGAAGAATCCTTGTACTTGTTGTCCAGCTCACTCTAGGCTGGCCTCTATACCTCATGTTTAATGTTTCAGGGCGACCCTATGACCGGTTTGCTTGCCACTTTGATCCCAATAGCCCTATCTACACAGATCGTGAGCGCCTTCAGATCTTTGTATCTGATGCTGGTATATTTGCTGTTCTCTATGGACTTTACTGTCTTGTGGCAGCAAAAGGATTTGCGTGGGTTGCCTGTGTTTATGGATGTCCATTACTCATTGTGAACGGATTCCTCGTATTGATCACATATTTGCAGCACACACACCCTTCATTGCCTCATTATGACACCTTAGAATGGGACTGGTTGAGGGGTGCTCTTGCAACAGTTGACAGAGACTACGGAATTCTCAACAAGGTATTCCATAACATCACAGATACTCATGTCGCACACCATCTGTTCTCGACCATGCCACACTATCACGCAATGGAAGCCACAAAGGCTATAAAACCAATATTAGGTGACTATTATCAATTTGATGGGACATCGATTTGGAAGTCCATGTATAGAGAAGCAAAACAGTGTGTTTACGTTGAGCCAGATGAATGTGACCAGAACAAGGGTGTCTTTTGGTATAAAAACAAGCTTCATTAG